The DNA region ACGCACAAAGGAAGAGCCACCCAACGAATCCGTCTTATTTGAAGAGAACTCGCACACTATTGTCTCAAAGTTCATTTTGCTCGAAGACCTCACGCGGAAGCTCGATAAACCGTGCGTCCTGGACTTGAAAATGGGCACTCGCCAATATGGCGTTAGCGCGAACAAGTTTAAACGTCTCTCGCAGAACAAGAAATGCCGTCAGACGACTTCGAGGAAGCTGGGAGTTCGAATTTGCGGCCTCAAGATTTGGAGCAAGGACTACTACATCAAGAGGGACAAATATTTCGGTAGACGTGTCAAGATTGGCTGGCAGTTCGCGCGCGTTTTAGCCAGGTTTCTGTACAATGGAGAGCAGATATCAAGCATAGTCAGCCAAATTCCTCGAGTAATCTCGCAACTGGACAAACTATATGCAGAAATTTCCAAGCTAAAAGGATACCGCTTGTACGGCTCATCACTCCTCTTGATCTACGATGGCAATGGCTCGTCCAGTAAGAAATGCGAGGTGAAGGTCAACTTGATCGATTTTGCGCAGTGCGTGACAAGCGACGACGTCGCCACAAGCTGGGACTCATTCCGCATCCCACCAAAGTCGCCGGAAACCGAAGATAGAGGTTTTCTGCGAGGAGTGCgcagcttgaaattttacCTTCAGAGCCTTTGGAACTACCTTACCGGTGACAGTCCTCTGCTCTTTGATGACGCCTTGAACGAATACATACAGTGCAACAAAGAGAGCTTCGAGAAGCCATGGGATTGGCTCGATAACTTCGACCAGGAGTCCGAGTTTGAGTTTGATGACGCGGAGAGCGAACTTCGCAAGAAATGGCGGAAATACGAGCTTATCTTTGATGTCGAGCCCCGCTACATGGACGACGCTGAAATCAGCGAGTAGCCTCTCTTTAGGAGCACCAGTTATTACATATCCACAATTAATAGAAACAAATTCTCTTTAACAAACGAAGCAAGATAGGAAGGAACAGGACCACAGAAGAGTACCTCTACAATACTGATTGTTTGAACGACAATAGTGTCATGGAGCTTGGCGTTTAGAGCTTCCGTAACAGAACTTAAGTTGTTCTAAGGTTGAAATTCACTCTCCCAGCTTAGAGAGACTGGCCCCATGTTGGAGAGACGGGGACAGCCAAATATACTGGTTTAATTTGTTTAGCTAAATACAGAGTGTAGATGTGTTAATTTCCTTCTTGCCGATGTTTATATACTTCCATGATATCCGGGTAATACTATACGAATCAAAGATTTGACCACTCCATAAACAAGgttcttgaaactcaaCTGCAGTTGTGCTGGATACCGCCCAGACGTGGTAGACCTTCCAAACAATGTCCGAGAAGTCTAGAAAGGGAGAGGATGCCGCCCCAGTTCTCTCAGAGGGTGACAAATATTTTATCGAACAACGAGAGATGATATTGCAAGACATAGGGCAGACAATGGACTCAATCCTGAACAACTTAAATGGGCTGAACATTTCTCTAGAGAACTTTATAGCTGTTGGGAAGGAGTTTGAAAACGTTTCTGAACTATGGAGCACTTTCTATACAGGAATCTCTGGAGAAGCCGAAGCGGTTGACACGGTTGCCGTCAACGAGCAGGAGAATCTGGCGCCTGAAGAGTAGGAATTTAGGACAAAAACGCGCAGCAGATTTGTTCCATACGCTCTGAGATACAACAAAAGAACCACTGTCCAGGGCCGGTTGGGAAAAGCTCCGCTGAAGGCCGCAAAGCGCCAGAGACGTCTAACGCGAGTGCGCAGTAGCTAGTTGTTTGTCACAGATCACGGGAAGTTAGAAGCAAATTGAAGTTTAATGGCCCGTTCCCATGCCTTGAGTGCTGCGTCGCGCCACTTCGTGCATCCTGACTCGCTTACGAGAGCGCGCACTACCGCACTTCGCAATTGGGATGCCCCTAGCTGGCAAAGGCGTTTTCATCTCAAAAGATGCAAGGCCGGGACTACTGAGGCCAGCAACTGCTGGATaaattatttttttggtacTAAGCGATAGGCGAGTTTCAATACTTGAAGCTTGCGCAACGCGGTCGATATTTAGAGCATCAATGCATTAGCGGATTAAGCAGTGATGGTTGCCGTACGTCATTAACTCCACCAATTTTGGCTATATCAATCTCACGGCTAGCTTTGTCCTGCCAGTATATTGTTTTTACCGTCGCATTTTGCTTATACTTCAAGTAGCAATGACCTGAATTTAAATTCTGTAATGAACATGGTTGAATGCTCGCAATAATGACCTAAGTACAACAATGGTATTAGCcttgtcaacaacaaggtCTCTTGGCCCAGTTGGTTAAGGCACCGTGCTAATAACGCGGGGATCAGCGGTTCGATCCCGCTAGAGACCATATTTTTTGCTCGGCCTCTAATTGTGATTACTTGTTGAATTTGTCGTGTAGATGGGGTATTAACTTCGAACTCTTGCGGGAGAGGCCTGCTTTATAGCGAACTTTACTCGAATCGGTCCGATAGCATGCGTGGTTTGtcttgttgatgaggtCTCGCAGCGGTTTGTGCACGGAAACATCAGGACTCTGTAACACAGAGCGCTGGCACGATAGCACAGAGTTTGGCTCTGCTTGAGTTGGGCTTGGCACGCCATCCAAAGGCAGCATTGGCGTGATGACCGTGTGAAGTTTTGCAGCAGAAATTTCGTTTTGTTGCAGCCGAGAATCACACAAGACAATCTCATCGCCGGGTGAACCAAGGGGCTCCAGTACGTCGGAAGAGCTAGGTTCGGTTACCTGCTGGGATCCAGGTGCTGGCTGGCTACCAGGTTTCACTCCCGTTCCTTGCTGACAAGGAGGAGAACCGGCAATGCCGCAACCATGAGCGCCGGAAGCCGCGCTTCCCAGCGCGCAGGGCGCACTTTCAACATGGCATATGGCAACGTATCCCTCGGAAAGGCGATTATCACTCTCACTAGACGATCTTTCACACTGTAAGCCCGTTTCAATTTCGCACAAATCTGAAATACTAGCCGCAGAGGTTTGCCTCGATTCGTCAACAGCTCTCAGCGAGCGCTCAAAGTCATGCCCAAAATACCCGGAGTCATACTCCGAGTTCTGCAAAGGAATACACGCAGTTTGGGACCTTTTCAGCTCAGGATGATTGTTTGAACTAACTTTCGCCTCAGTCAAGCTCCTGCCTCCCcggagctgctggaaggAAGAATCTTGAGAAACCCTGACAATCGAGCTCTCCTCAGCTTCCAAGCTAACATCTGCTTGGAGTTCCTCAAAGCTCCTTTCCGCATCAAGGTTGTCTAGATGGACGGTATTTGGCCTGTAGTGCGCGAAGCTTATACCATGAGGTACCACCCCCACtgttcttgatcttctAGAGCTCATTAAGTTGATAAAACGCTGGTATACTTTACCTGTTCCTTCCAAGATCTGTAAAGTGTGTTCATCTtagctcggcggctaaaaTTCAAGTCAAATATAGAGACAGTAATCACTAAACACGATTCAATCAGTTCAACTATTATATTCCTTCTAatcccaagaacttcaatcatcaacaacaaaacaacaacttcgCCAAGAAGATGTAAGAAGCGGGAGCAGTGGGATCCAGAGAGCTAGCCTAGATCTTACCAGAGCTTGGATTTGGCAGCAAAACATATAGCGTTTAACTCCCGGTAGGAGGAAAACGGTTTGTTGCAGAAAAGACCTCCCATTTCATAGCCTAGCGTATGTCTTGTTAGCGCCATATGCCACTTGGGTATGTCGAGCGTTGGTCGGTCCCGTGCTGTACGGCATATTCTTGCTCTGTAACCGCGGTCTATAGGGAAGGCTATTATACTCCTGGGCTCGGGAGCAGTGTTAGTTTATGTTACGCAAGCCGGGGGCAGCTAGCAGCAAACGCCGAGGCATTCCCTATCTCCTCAACACCCCAACACCTTAGCGCAGCACGTTAGTGCAATGGGGCGCTGCGCTGTAGTGGGTCTTGATGCTCGTGGACTTGGCCTTTTTACACACGCAGCCGGCGTTGCCTCGATAGCGTGTGCACTTGATTGTTTCTGGAAACGGGCGGCTATTGGTAGTTGCGAGGTTATCATGGACTTGGGCGCGGCTCGCAAAACGGCCAAGTGTCGCATAAGCCGTTTTCATGGTTAGTCCCAGAAACCCACTTCTCCCGGTGCGTCGGCACGTCTTACCTCCTGAATCCAGGCAAGCGCTCGCTTGCAGCGACTGTTTCAGTAGCAAAAAGGTGGAAACTTCCCAGATCGAGTCCCTATAGCTGGAGCGTCTTCGGCCCACCATAGCTTCCACTTCGAACCTTCAGTCTTTTTATTGATTTTTGCCTTTCACCCCAATCAAAAATCATTCAGTGGCACTGGTGCTGGCTACTTTGCACATTCGCTTGGGTATGGAATGTTAGGCTCATAAGAGGGGCCTGCTTTTCCGCGAAGGAATTGCAGGTAAGTGCTGTGTTGACGCGAATGCGCCGCTTCAAACTGCACGCTACTTCACGAGCCATGGGGCCGTCTTATGAAAATACTCAGGAGACTTTTCCCGCGCAACGGAATGTTTTGTGTCTGGTTTCTCACAGACGGCTATACACTAATTTTTGGAAtactttttctttgcatAAAGAATAACCATCGCTTGCAGGTATAGGAGCTTAACTAACTCACGCCAGCTCGCTTCCTTCCCCTTGTTGTTGACCAAGACATCCCGCATGTTCCTTTTGTTTATTTTGCATCTatgttgttgaacaagaacTCGCACTTGCAAAAACTGAAGGCCGAATTGACAGTAGTTCTCTTGCACATTCGTCGCGCTAGGTCATCGTAGAAACTGCCAACCGTAGTCTTCCAGAACCGCTATGGACCACCACTCAAGCAAACGCCTGTTCTTGTAGAAGAAATCCGATAACATTATAACTAATTGTTAGCCTATAATTGGAAACGGTGCGACAACAGCtgcaaagagcttcttgggAAACCATTTTGAATGCAGATGTGGAGGCAAGCAATGCTCATCTAAAGGTCTCTCATGGTGATTGGCCCTAAAAGCCTATGATAcctctgctgctgtgcGGCTAATCTCGAGTGAACCAAACTTCGTTCATTCAAAATGTCCAAACGTGCAAGGGTCGCTCGTTCGGTGGTCGCATCCTGCCCCCTTCGACAGATATACAACATGCCAAGCGCTGGTGCGTCGAAGCGGATTTATTCAAAGGGGGATTCTATTATAACCACAGAAAATTGCAATCTCGCTCGACCAGTACAGCCGAAACACGGACTATGTTCTAGCAGGCGTGCTTCTCTCAGTACCTAAAGCCCAAGGACACCTTTCATCGACTTTTCTAGAAGAGACATCGCTTTGGGTCATCGTATCTTGGTGATTTCGGGGATCGAGCGCCATCAGTTGCGCTCCTCGTTCCCGGCCTCTTTGAGGAGAGGCCCTTCCATCCGCCGAGGACGAGCGTTAAA from Lachancea thermotolerans CBS 6340 chromosome C complete sequence includes:
- the HED1 gene encoding Hed1p (some similarities with uniprot|Q03937 Saccharomyces cerevisiae YDR014W-A HED1 Meiosis-specific protein that down-regulates Rad51p-mediated mitotic recombination when the meiotic recombination machinery is impaired) encodes the protein MSSRRSRTVGVVPHGISFAHYRPNTVHLDNLDAERSFEELQADVSLEAEESSIVRVSQDSSFQQLRGGRSLTEAKVSSNNHPELKRSQTACIPLQNSEYDSGYFGHDFERSLRAVDESRQTSAASISDLCEIETGLQCERSSSESDNRLSEGYVAICHVESAPCALGSAASGAHGCGIAGSPPCQQGTGVKPGSQPAPGSQQVTEPSSSDVLEPLGSPGDEIVLCDSRLQQNEISAAKLHTVITPMLPLDGVPSPTQAEPNSVLSCQRSVLQSPDVSVHKPLRDLINKTNHACYRTDSSKVRYKAGLSRKSSKLIPHLHDKFNK
- the DAD1 gene encoding Dad1p (similar to uniprot|Q12248 Saccharomyces cerevisiae YDR016C DAD1 Essential protein component of the DASH complex involved in spindle integrity and kinetochore function interacts with Duo1p and Dam1p localizes to intranuclear spindles and kinetochore), yielding MSEKSRKGEDAAPVLSEGDKYFIEQREMILQDIGQTMDSILNNLNGLNISLENFIAVGKEFENVSELWSTFYTGISGEAEAVDTVAVNEQENLAPEE